The following proteins come from a genomic window of Pyxidicoccus sp. MSG2:
- a CDS encoding serine hydrolase domain-containing protein produces MTNVVRVLGLSLGVLLWACGGGSSDSDAGTAPDAGGSDAGADGGSTVPDAGPAWDAVGALMDARVADAGPSVPGLGLAVYDAQDRKVYEHMVGDFAPDRRVAVASSSKMVAGTVLFEVIRQGHLTLDSTTGEVLGWTGDKANITLRHLLSFTSGMQNEHLCTLRADYTLADCVAIIATTPQVAPPGTRFDYGSTHLQVAARMAEVKTGKRWNDLFRETLAAPLGLPPEVTYFTAPRKAEGTSNPLIAGGLRTSMNEYAPLLGLVFHRGSYAGLERGTPELFDAQTREPFPDVTIGNSPVKDLGRAYRYGLTAWLHCDTPADGCDIISSPGAFGWTPWMDREAGYYAVLGMQLDRSNEGVVGFSVDLSVELQPLIRAALGH; encoded by the coding sequence ATGACGAACGTGGTGCGCGTGCTGGGGCTGTCCCTGGGTGTGTTGCTGTGGGCCTGCGGTGGAGGCTCGTCGGATTCCGATGCGGGCACGGCTCCGGACGCGGGAGGCTCGGACGCGGGGGCGGACGGAGGCAGCACCGTCCCCGACGCGGGCCCGGCCTGGGATGCCGTGGGGGCACTCATGGACGCGCGGGTGGCCGACGCGGGCCCCTCCGTCCCGGGGCTGGGCCTGGCCGTGTACGACGCACAGGACCGCAAGGTGTACGAGCACATGGTGGGCGACTTCGCGCCCGACCGGAGGGTGGCGGTGGCGTCCTCCTCCAAGATGGTGGCCGGCACCGTCCTCTTCGAGGTCATCCGCCAGGGTCACCTCACGCTCGACTCCACGACGGGCGAGGTGCTCGGCTGGACGGGTGACAAGGCGAACATCACCCTGCGTCACCTGCTGTCCTTCACCTCCGGGATGCAGAACGAGCACCTCTGCACGCTGCGGGCCGACTACACCCTGGCGGACTGTGTCGCCATCATCGCCACCACGCCGCAGGTCGCCCCGCCCGGCACGCGCTTCGACTACGGCAGCACGCACCTGCAGGTGGCGGCGCGCATGGCCGAGGTGAAGACGGGCAAGCGCTGGAACGACCTTTTCCGGGAGACGCTGGCGGCGCCCCTCGGCCTGCCCCCGGAGGTGACGTACTTCACCGCCCCCCGGAAGGCGGAAGGCACCAGCAACCCGCTCATCGCTGGTGGGCTGCGCACGTCGATGAACGAGTACGCCCCGCTGCTGGGGCTCGTCTTCCACCGCGGCAGCTACGCCGGCCTGGAGCGCGGCACGCCGGAGCTGTTCGACGCGCAGACGCGCGAGCCCTTCCCCGACGTGACGATTGGCAACTCCCCCGTGAAGGACCTGGGGCGGGCCTACCGCTATGGCCTGACGGCCTGGCTGCACTGCGACACGCCCGCGGATGGCTGCGACATCATCAGCTCGCCGGGCGCGTTCGGCTGGACGCCCTGGATGGACCGGGAGGCGGGGTACTACGCCGTCCTCGGCATGCAGCTGGACCGGAGCAACGAGGGCGTCGTCGGCTTCTCGGTGGACCTCTCCGTCGAGCTCCAGCCGCTCATCCGCGCGGCGCTCGGGCACTGA
- a CDS encoding glycosyl hydrolase, which produces MRSILAPACVVALLLLGCDPAASAPKGDEDAGPSDAGVSRDAGTEPSAKSAKRGIAFDLATPADLAAVSPGVSWWYNWSSRPHRDVPTDYRARYGMDFIPMLWNGNFDAAGVETWLKANPHVHYLLLLNEPNLADQANLSPKDAAALWPRYESVAANTGVKLVGPAMNWGTVQGYSDPVVWLDAFYAAYRAANGNREPRIDYLAFHWYDYGLAGQLDRLKKYGKPFWVTEFANCHAQRDGAQIDSVAKQKAQMAEMVSVCESREDVFRYAWFTGRWTNDPCFASLLGAPGVVTELGAHYLSLPFQ; this is translated from the coding sequence ATGAGAAGCATCCTCGCACCGGCCTGCGTCGTGGCCCTCCTGCTGCTGGGGTGTGACCCGGCCGCCTCGGCACCGAAGGGCGACGAGGACGCGGGGCCGTCCGATGCCGGCGTCTCCAGGGACGCGGGCACCGAGCCCTCGGCCAAGAGCGCCAAGCGCGGGATTGCCTTCGACCTGGCGACGCCCGCGGACCTCGCCGCCGTCTCTCCGGGCGTGAGCTGGTGGTACAACTGGAGCTCCCGGCCCCACCGCGACGTGCCCACGGACTACCGCGCGCGCTACGGCATGGACTTCATCCCCATGCTCTGGAACGGGAACTTCGATGCCGCGGGCGTCGAGACCTGGCTCAAGGCCAATCCCCACGTCCACTACCTGCTGCTCCTCAACGAGCCCAACCTCGCGGACCAGGCCAACCTGTCACCGAAGGACGCGGCGGCGCTGTGGCCCCGCTATGAGAGCGTCGCCGCCAACACGGGCGTCAAGCTCGTGGGTCCGGCGATGAACTGGGGCACGGTGCAGGGGTACTCGGACCCGGTCGTCTGGCTCGACGCGTTCTATGCGGCCTACCGCGCGGCGAATGGGAACCGCGAGCCGCGCATCGATTACCTCGCGTTTCACTGGTACGACTACGGGCTCGCGGGCCAGTTGGACCGGCTGAAGAAGTACGGCAAGCCGTTCTGGGTGACGGAGTTCGCCAACTGCCACGCCCAGCGGGACGGCGCACAGATTGACTCCGTCGCGAAGCAGAAGGCCCAGATGGCGGAGATGGTCTCCGTCTGCGAGAGCCGTGAAGACGTGTTCCGCTATGCCTGGTTCACCGGCCGGTGGACGAACGACCCGTGCTTCGCCAGCCTGCTGGGAGCGCCCGGTGTCGTGACGGAATTGGGCGCGCACTACCTCTCCCTGCCCTTTCAGTGA
- a CDS encoding MFS transporter — translation MPTASLEPGQHSAQRPLTGQDARTLGLAALGGALEFYDFIIFVFFTTVIGQLFFPPDTAEWLRQLQAFGLFAAGYLARPLGGIIMAHFGDRTGRKRMFTLSVFMMSVPTLLIGALPTYATAGYAAPLALLLLRICQGAAVGGEVPGAWVFVSEHVPHNRVGFACGTLTSGLTLGILLGSLVATLVNTVFTPEEVHAYGWRLPFLVGGVFGFLAVFLRRWLAETPVFEEMRQRRALVQELPLKAVLRGHGVAVVVSMLLTWVLTAGIVVVILMTPTLVQKLYGIAPAQALEAASVATLALTVGCIAYGLLADRVGVGRALVLGCGLLLGATYLFYLGVGAAPERLVPLYALVGFCVGVVGVVPTVMVRAFPAEVRFSGLSFSYNVAYAIFGGLTPLVVTLMMKNHPLAAAHYVAALCGVGMAVAVYLLSAGRSRFAAVTPAP, via the coding sequence ATGCCGACCGCATCCCTCGAACCCGGGCAGCACTCCGCGCAGCGCCCGCTCACCGGCCAGGACGCCCGGACGCTCGGGCTGGCGGCGCTTGGTGGCGCGCTGGAGTTCTACGACTTCATCATCTTCGTGTTCTTCACGACGGTGATTGGCCAGCTCTTCTTCCCGCCCGACACGGCGGAGTGGCTGCGGCAGCTCCAGGCGTTCGGCCTGTTCGCGGCGGGCTACCTGGCGCGTCCGCTGGGCGGCATCATCATGGCGCACTTCGGCGACCGCACCGGTCGCAAGCGCATGTTCACCCTCAGCGTGTTCATGATGTCGGTGCCCACGCTGCTCATCGGCGCGCTGCCGACGTACGCGACGGCGGGCTACGCGGCGCCGCTGGCCCTGCTCCTCCTGCGCATCTGCCAGGGCGCTGCGGTGGGCGGCGAGGTGCCGGGCGCGTGGGTGTTCGTCTCCGAGCACGTCCCGCACAACCGCGTGGGCTTCGCGTGCGGCACGCTGACGTCGGGGCTCACGCTGGGAATCCTGCTCGGCTCGCTGGTGGCGACGCTGGTGAACACCGTCTTCACCCCGGAAGAGGTGCATGCCTACGGGTGGCGCCTGCCCTTCCTCGTGGGCGGCGTGTTCGGCTTCCTGGCCGTCTTCCTGCGCCGCTGGCTCGCGGAGACGCCCGTCTTCGAGGAGATGCGCCAGCGCCGCGCCCTGGTGCAGGAGCTACCGCTCAAGGCCGTGCTGCGCGGCCACGGCGTCGCGGTGGTGGTGTCGATGCTGCTCACCTGGGTGCTCACCGCCGGCATCGTGGTGGTCATCCTGATGACGCCCACGCTGGTGCAGAAGCTCTACGGCATTGCCCCGGCCCAGGCGCTGGAGGCCGCGAGCGTCGCCACGCTGGCCCTCACGGTGGGCTGCATCGCCTACGGGTTGCTCGCGGACCGCGTGGGCGTGGGCCGGGCGCTGGTGCTGGGCTGCGGGCTGCTGCTCGGGGCGACGTACCTGTTCTATCTCGGCGTGGGCGCGGCGCCGGAGCGGCTCGTGCCCCTGTATGCGCTGGTCGGCTTCTGCGTCGGCGTGGTGGGCGTGGTGCCCACGGTGATGGTGCGCGCCTTCCCCGCCGAGGTGCGCTTCTCCGGGCTGTCGTTCTCCTACAACGTGGCCTACGCCATCTTCGGGGGCCTGACGCCGCTGGTCGTCACCCTGATGATGAAGAACCACCCCCTGGCCGCCGCGCACTACGTGGCGGCCCTGTGCGGCGTGGGCATGGCGGTGGCCGTGTACCTGCTGAGCGCGGGCCGCTCGCGCTTCGCCGCGGTGACGCCCGCGCCCTGA